From a region of the Vanrija pseudolonga chromosome 2, complete sequence genome:
- the bglI_3 gene encoding putative beta-glucosidase I, giving the protein MSPVPLHSRELPLIDRSFLTASIPDLVARLTDEEKAELLSGKDTWQTRDVPRLNIPSIKVTDGPCGARGDSFVKRTPAVVLPCETAIASTFSRKTAHAVGTLLAAETKARQATCLLAPGINTPRSPLGGRTFEYYSEDTTLAGHLAAAVVNGLQVNGVSATIKHFVANDQEDGRQGYDAVIDPRTLREVYLRPFQIVQRLASPWAYMPSYHKLNGVHCSESTWLLRDFLRGEWGYDGLVMSDWGGTYSTVEALNAGLDLEMGGPGTWRTKLLIGLSVACFKLDPRTIDDHVEQVLRWVQKLARLNPEIVYNPAPVERTRFETQPQEAEATRAMAAESIVLLKNDDILPLLSQQRVAVIGPAAKKGYMTGGGSAQLEPAWVSSPLSGLVDNRPYPDMEIEYAIGCINHCFLPVLDDHFTCMDGEAGFDLLYYPLVDGQPTAKPLYHDRHHNSEMLYCDWTPGPGLLPDYITELRAVFTASVTGEYEFGVCCVGTAMLFFDEKMVLDMTMSLPRGKIFFGNGTEEQRVVVPVEAGKTYTIRLVNDTRRPTSGVNAQTQIFNAFRLGAALKVSDEDLFAEAEAVASRNDVAVVCVGLGPEWESEGADRETLALTSRQDELIARVAKVAKRTVVVVQAGSAVSMPWVEDVDAAVYAWYGGNEGGNAIADVIYGAYNPSGRLPITFPKREVDIPAAFNFRNARTQVMYGEGVWVGYKHYKARGIEPLFPFGHGLSYTTFEYSDLKADATDADPEAWKLEVSLVVTNTGDVMGDHSVHVYLVPPPTAPQGLIHPEYSLQGFAKEYDIAPGQARVVNLTLDKYAVSHWDEKWKTWRAEQGTWRVMVGRTAQTMWGDAKFAIGRRFEWRGL; this is encoded by the exons ATGTCGCCTGTTCCTCTGCACAGCAGGGAGCTACCCCTCATCGACCGCTCCTTCCTCACTGCGTCGATACCCGACCTTGTTGCCCGgctcaccgacgaggagaaggcagAGCTCTTATCTGGCAAAGACACGTGGCAGACACGCGATGTTCCACGTCTAAACATTCCTTC GATCAAGGTCACGGATGGACCTTGCGGAGCTCGCGGCGATTCGTTTGTCAAACGCActcccgccgtcgtcttgccTTGTGAAACCGCCATCGCCTCGACGTTCTCGCGCAAGACTGCCCACGCTGTCGGAACGCTACTGGCCGCAGAGACCAAGGCGCGGCAGGCGACTTGTCTTCTCGCACCTGGAATCAACACTCCGCGTAGTCCCTTGGGAGGCCGCACGTTCGAGTACTACTCGGAGGATACAACTCTTGCTGGCCATCTGGCAGCCGCGGTCGTCAATGGACTCCAGGTCAatggcgtcagcgccaccATCAAGCACTTTGTCGCCAACGATCAGGAGGATGGTCGCCAGGGCTACGACGCTGTGATCGACCCGCGGACGCTTCGGGAGGTGTATCTTCGACCATTCCAGATCGTCCAGCGTTTGGCCTCGCCGTGGGCTTACATGCCGTCGTATCACAAGCTCAATGGTGTGCACTGCTCGGAGAGCACATGGCTCTTACGTGACTTTCTCCGCGGCGAATGGGGCTACGACGGCTTGGTCATGTCCGACTGGGGCGGCACGTACTCGACCGTCGAGGCGTTGAATGCTGGGTTGGACCTTGAGATGGGTGGACCAGGTACCTGGCGAACAAAGCTGCTTATTGGACTCAGCGTTGCGTGCTTCAAACTTGACCCACGGACGATCGACGACCACGTGGAGCAGGTGCTGCGCTGGGTGCAGAAGCTGGCTCGGTTGAACCCCGAGATTGTCTACAACCCGGCGCCAGTGGAGCGAACGCGGTTCGAGACACAGCCTCAGGAAGCGGAGGCGACTCGAGCCATggccgccgagtcgatcgTCCTTCTCAAGAACGACGACATCTTGCCTCTCCTGTCGCAACAGCGAGTCGCCGTGATCGGCCCGGCTGCGAAGAAGGGATATATGACGGGCGGCGGAAGCGCACAGCTGGAGCCGGCGTGGGTGTCATCGCCGCTGTCCGGCCTTGTCGACAATCGACCTTACCCCGACATGGAGATCGAGTACGCCATCGGGTGCATCAACCACTGTTTCCTGCCGGTTCTTGACGACCATTTTACCTGCatggacggcgaggcgggcttTGACCTGCTCTACTACCCCCTGGTGGATGGTCAACCGACCGCCAAGCCGCTGTACCACGATCGCCATCACAATTCGGAGATGCTCTATTGTGACTGGACTCCGGGTCCGGGCTTGCTCCCCGACTACATCACAGAGCTGCGCGCGGTCTTTACAGCCTCTGTCACCGGCGAGTACGAGTTTGGTGTTTGTTGTGTGGGAACGGCCATGCTGTTCTTCGACGAAAAGATGGTTCTCGACATGACCATGTCCCTGCCGAGGGGCAAGATCTTCTTTGGTAATGGAACCGAAGAGCAACGCGTCGTGGTGCCGGTTGAGGCCGGGAAG ACATACACTATccgcctcgtcaacgacACGCGCCGTCCGACGTCCGGTGTCAACGCTCAGACTCAAATCTTCAACGCCTTTCGCTTAGGTGCAGCGCTAAAGGTGTCGGACGAGGACTTGTtcgccgaggcagaggccGTCGCGTCTCGCAACGACGTTGCCGTTGTGTGTGTTGGGCTCGGGCCGGAGTGGGAGTCGGAAGGAGCCGATCGCGAGACCCTTGCTCTCACAAGCCGACAGGACGAACTCATCGCGCGGGTTGCCAAGGTCGCGAAAAGGACTGTGGTGGTTGTTCAAGCGGGGTCTGCAGTGTCGATGCCGTGGGTCGAGGACGTTGACGCCGCGGTGTACGCGTGGTACGGTGGCAACGAAGGAGGCAACGCCATTGCCGATGTCATTTACGGCGCATACAATCCATCTGGCCGACTCCCGATCACCTTCCCCAAGCGCGAAGTCGACATTCCCGCGGCCTTCAACTTTCGCAACGCCCGCACCCAAGTCATGTACGGCGagggtgtgtgggtgggctACAAGCACTACAAAGCGCGGGGCATTGAGCCACTCTTCCCCTTTGGACACGGCTTGTCGTACACCACGTTTGAATACTCGGACCTCAAGGCGGACGCGACGGACGCCGATCCGGAAGCCTGGAAGCTCGAGGTGTCTCTTGTGGTCACCAATACCGGTGACGTGATGGGAGACCACAGCGTTCATGTCTAtctggtgccgccgccgacagcgccgcaGGGTCTCATCCATCCGGAGTACTCTCTGCAGGGCTTTGCCAAGGAGTACGACATTGCTCCTGGACAGGCGCGTGTGGTGAACCTGACTCTGGACAAGT ATGCCGTTTCGCACTGGGACGAGAAGTGGAAGACATGGCGTGCGGAGCAGGGCACGTGGCGCGTCATGGTCGGCCGGACTGCCCAGACGATGTGGGGCGACGCGAAGTTTGCCATTGGGCGGCGGTTCGAGTGGAGGGGGTTGTAG
- the priB_18 gene encoding Protein priB translates to MSPATRTRNRETTRGKLGHACHSCRLLKTKCFNDGSINTPCDRCTEQSLRCDYSRRKRGRKSKAELAQRAEESAEEDIRSSPTRSLDSDTLGVLSAGTLPQRWVPSHHEGGEVPDSLPVGSALAIPAHDISGHVGTELETPSLSVSTPVHRRHMSAGIADHDHPTDGSASVDISDRLNPPEFRLANQARDDAPPYQRDWRRLTRTSSERYPTPSPRPFDDPVTLGLSSEAQAIHMIELFYDQLNPQIAVLDRGYHTFDHIRQKSPILLSSMLAAVAKFFAFELYQPMLNHALTLLNHKGMNGDGTYDIYDIQAILIQVYYKHPSDRTVWIRIGMALRIAQQLRLNESYRRPLPADPIEKRQQLNRERTWLLLVCFDRTYSYTFDFPLTVKVHEIIDIASGYRKHLWRWFDAPDYVASVLTPREQRILRADPLNQLLAIKELELQLSHWENQTDLVEWMSLADQVVQQLERTTEDRGFLYLQDTASVAMSALALNLFKTEFLGGANALIPEDLDIENEYWSTMFSTTSEYPQILAQLQSLTAPLSG, encoded by the exons ATGTCGCCAGCAACAAGGACACGGAACAGAGAGACAACGCGAGGAAAGCTAGGACACGC ATGCCATTCGTGCCGTTTGCTCAAG ACCAAATGTTTCAACGATGGATCGATAAACACCCCCTGCGACAGATGTA CGGAGCAGTCATTGCGCTGCGATTACTCGAGACGGAAGCGTGGGCGCAAGTCCAAAGCAGA ACTTGCACAGAGGGCCGAGGAGTCGGCTGAGGAGGACATTCGGTCTTCTCCGACCAGATCACTGGACAGCGACACCCTCGGTGTGCTGAGCGCCGGCACATTGCCTCAGCGCTGGGTCCCATCACACCACGAAGGAGGGGAGGTACCTGACTCACTGCCGGTCGGCTCGGCACTCGCCATACCCGCCCACGACATATCTGGCCATGTCGGCACTGAGCTGGAGACACCCTCCCTGTCCGTCTCAACCCCGGTACATCGGCGTCACATGTCCGCGGGAATCGCCGACCACGATCATCCCACTGATGGGTCGGCATCGGTGGACATCTCAGACCGACTCAACCCTCCAGAGTTTAGACTGGCTAATCAGGCCCGGGATGATGCGCCGCCATACCAGCGTGACTGGCGACGGTTAACGCGGACTTCAAGTGAACGGTACCCGACCccatcgccgcggccgttTGATGACCCAG TCACACTTGGGTTGAGCAGCGAGGCTCAGGCGATTCACATGATTGAGCT CTTTTACGACCAGTTAAATCCTCAAATTGCCGTGTTGGATCGTGGCT ACCACACGTTTGATCATATCAGGCAAAAATCGCCCATCCTGCTGTCGTCGATGCTGGCCGCGGTTGCCAAGTTCTTCGCCTTTGAACTCTACCAACCAATGCTCAACCATGCTCTAACCCTCTTGAACCACAAAGGGAtgaacggcgacggcacctACGACATCTACGACATCCAGGCGATCCTCATCCAAGTGTATTACAAGCACCCATCAGATCGCACCGTTTGGATCCGGATCGGCATGGCACTCCGTATCGCCCAGCAGCTTCGTCTCAATGAAAGTTACCGACGTCCGCTGCCCGCTGATCCGATCGAAAAGCGCCAACAGCTG AACCGTGAACGAACATGGCTAT TACTTGTTT GCTTTGATCGAAC CTACTCCTACACTTTTGACTTCCCGTTGACGGTGAAGGTTCATGAGATCATTGAC ATCGCCAGCGGCTACCGCAAGCATCTGTGGAGATGGTTCGATGCTCCTGACT ACGTTGCTTCGGTTCTCACCCCAAGGGAACAACGGATCCTCAGAGCCGATCCGTTGAACCAGCTGCTCGCGATCAAGGAGTTGGAGCTTCAACTGTCGCATTGGGAGAATCAgaccgacctcgtcgagtgGATGTCACTTGCTGACCAGGTGGTCCAGCAGCTTGAGCGCACCACTGAGGACCGTGGGTTCCTCTATCTTCAGGACACCGCGTCAGTGGCAatgtcggcgttggcgctcAACCTCTTCAAG ACAGAGTTCCTCGGAGGGGCCAATGCTCTCATCCCGGAGGATCTGGACATCGAGAATGAGTATTG GTCAACAATGTTCTCCACGACATCCGAGTACCCCCAAATACTGGCCCAGCTACAGTCTCTCACAGCGCCATTGTCAGGCTGA
- the MAL11_4 gene encoding General alpha-glucoside permease translates to MTAKPNSDTDKPYDLDDKVEAQHLEMAVKHAGGDNAEASGAIAIERMEHEMGLWESLRNYKGAVFWSLAVSMCIIMEGYDLALVGNLIALKAFREKFGIYVDERQGYQISAPWQSAVTQAPTIGAFFGVLIAAYMASRMGYKWTLQIFMIMMTASIFVVFFSTSLPVLFVGQFLSGVPWGAFSVIPTAYASEVAPVRLRVVLTSYIQICWCIGQFVTAGVVYGVKDMEGQVSESGGMCSDRKWAYRIPFALQWVWPAALHIVLLFAPESPWWLIRKGRVEEAARVVKRLGKIPRENTQAYVAMMERTSEIEQRVTAGASYAECFKGPALRRTLIVCCTHAFANFTGLLVSNLGTYFFLVAGLSEDQAYGLGLGNTGIQLFCVILSVGLSSRFGRRTLVLWGLGFNCLCLLIMGILACVKQSTGVTWVQGILVIIIGAQWGLTLGPMCWTIVGETSSLRLRALTVGLSRDAYYLSSVVLGIVNAYMLNPTGWGLVGKTGFFYLGTCGLVLVLAYFYLPELRGRSYREIDILFSRRVSARKFSSTEVGEHDEE, encoded by the exons ATGACAGCGAAACCAAACTCGGACACCGACAAGCCTTACGACCttgacgacaaggtcgaAGCACAGCACCTCGAAATGGCGGTCAAACATGCCGGTGGCGACAACGCCGAGGCTTCCGGCGCCATTGCGATCGAGCGAATGGAGCACGAGATGGGCCTCTGGGAGTCGCTGCGCAACTACAAGGGCGCCGTGTTCTGGTCTTTGGCAGTGTCCATGTGCATT ATCATGGAAGGTTATGACCTCGCTCTTGTGGGCAACCTTATCGCACTCAAAGCTTTCCGCGAAAAGTTTGGTATCTACGTCGATGAGCGACAAGGTTATCAGATTTCTGCACCATGGCAGTCGGCCGTGACTCAGGCGCCTACCATCGGAGCCTTCTTCGGTGTGCTCATCGCCGCCTACATGGCCTCCCGCATGGGCTACAAGTGGACGCTTCAAATCTTCATGATCATGATGACGGCTTCCATCTTCGTCGTATTCTTTTCGACCTCACTTCCAGTCCTGTTTGTCGGCCAGTTCTTGTCCGGAGTCCCGTGGGGCGCGTTCAGCGTCATCCCGACTGCGTACGCCTCCGAGGTCGCCCCGGTTCGTCTCCGTGTCGTCCTCACCTCCTACATCCAGATTTGTTGGTGCATCGGCCAATTCGTTACGGCAGGTGTGGTCTACGGCGTCAAGGATATGGAGGGACAGGTGAGCGAGAGTGGGGGAATGTGTTCTGACAGGAAGTGGGCATACCGAATTCCATTCGCACTCCAGTGGGTGTGGCCTGCTGCCCTT CACATAGTCCTCCTCTTCGCCCCCGAATCGCCTTGGTGGCTCATTCGCAAGGGTCGTGTGGAGGAAGCCGCCAGGGTCGTCAAACGACTAGGCAAGATTCCTCGTGAGAACACCCAAGCATATGTCGCCATGATGGAACGCACGTCCGAGATTGAGCAGCGGGTGACTGCCGGGGCTTCCTACGCCGAGTGTTTCAAGGGACCAGCGCTCAGGCGTACTCT GATCGTTtgctgcacgcacgcatTTGCCAATTTCACCGGTCTCCTCGTTAGTAATCTTGGAACATACTTCTTCCTTG TCGCTGGATTGAGCGAAGACCAGGCTTACGGTTTAGGCCTCGGCAACACGGGTATCCAACTCTTCTGCGTCATTCTTTCGGTCGGGTTGTCATCACGCTTCGGACGTCGTACCCTGGTCTTGTGGGGCCTTGGATTCAACTGCCTTTGTCTCTTGATTATGGGCATTCTGGCCTGCGTCAAGCAGTCAACTGGCGTTACCTGGGTTCAAGGCATCCTTGTCATCATCATCGGTGCACAGTGGGGTCTCACTCTTGGCCCAATGTGCTGGACCATTGTCGGCGAAACATCTTCTCTTCGGCTCCGTGCTCTTACCGTCGGCCTTTCTCGCGACGCCTACTACCTGTCTTCAGTCGTCCTCGGAATTG TCAACGCTTACATGCTCAACCCTACCGGCTGGGGTCTCGTCGGCAAGACCGGATTCTTCTACCTTGGCACCTGTGGGCTTGTCTTGGTCCTCGCCTACTTCTACCTGCCCGAACTCCGAGGCAGGTCTTATCGCGAGATTGACATCTTGTTCAGCCGACGTGTCAGCGCTCGCAAGTTTTCCTCTACCGAGGTTGGCGAACATGACGAGGAGTAG
- the iolX_0 gene encoding scyllo-inositol 2-dehydrogenase (NAD(+)), with the protein MTNTTPTKLRMAVLGLGRMGLRHASNVAYHVPRAELVAGADAYGPSLAKAKEVLPPGIHLTTSYQEILNMPDIDAVLIATETASHAQLTIDAVKAGKHVLLEKPISISVDAARPVLEVVRKHPEIQVMVGFCRRFDESYQYAARLAHSGELGKTYLIKSASNDTYHPTGFFVQYAKHSGGIWIDAGIHDIDGARWLLDVANPKSLSNPKKQVSYVYASGAIIRHPGLAEHGDVDSAQAIINFENGTSCNIHASRTSMHGHDIFCEVFGTESKLYVNPIPAVNKVQIRDRYGVRNETTMSFLDRFKEAFVNEVNEFVAAVLDSKPMPVTVEDAFQASQIAVALTWSMRHNKPVFFDDEGEPILRD; encoded by the exons aTGACCAATACCACTCCCACCAAGCTACGTATGGCTGTACTGGGTCTCGGTCGCATGGGCCTGCGCCATGCCTCGAAT gtGGCGTACCACGtaccccgcgccgagcttgttgccggcgccgacgcatATGGGCCGTCTCTAGCCAAAGCCAAGGAGGTTCTTCCTCCTGGTATCCA CCTGACTACATCATACCAAGAGATACTCAACATGCCCGACATTGATGCGGTGCTCATTGCGACGGAAACGGCGAGCCATGCCCAGCTCACCATTGACGCGGTAAAGGCGGGCAAG CACGTCCTTCTAGAGAAGCCCATTTCCATCAGTGTGGACGCGGCTCGACCAGTGCTAGAGGTCGTCAGGAAGCACCCGGAAATCCAAGTTATGGTCGGATTCTGTCGCCGGT TTGATGAGTCCTATCAGTACGCTGCTCGCCTGGCTCACTCAGGCGAACTGGGCAAGACGTACCTCATCAAATCGGCGTCCAACGATACGTACCACCCAACAGGGTTCTTTGTTCAGTATGCCAAACATTCGGGCGGCATCTGGATCGACGCAGGCATCCATGACATCGACGGTGCCAGATGGCTCTTGGACGTTGCGAACCCCAAGTCATTGAGCAACCCCAAGAAACAAGTTTCTTACGTGTACGCGTCTGGAGCGATCATCCGTCACCCCGGTCtggccgagcacggcgacgtgGACTCTGCTCAGGCCATAATCAACTTTGAGAACGGCACCTCTTGCAACATCCACGCCAGTCGGACTTCGATGCACGGTCACGACATCTTCTGCGAGGTCTTTGGGACAGAGAGCAAGCTTTATGTCAACCCG ATCCCCGCTGTCAACAAGGTTCAGATCCGCGACCGCTATGGCGTCCGTAATGAGACGACCATGTCGTTCCTCGATCGCTTCAAGGAGGCATTTGTCAACGAGGTGAACGAGTTTGTCGCGGCGGTGTTGGACTCCAAGCCTATGCCCGTGACCGTTGAAGACGCCTTCCAAGCATCACAGATTGCCGTAGCCCTGACATGGTCTATGCGTCATAACAAGCCCGTGttctttgacgacgagggagagCCGATTCTCAGGGACTAG
- the SPAC19G12.09_3 gene encoding NAD/NADP-dependent indole-3-acetaldehyde reductase, protein MSSTLKLSNGKVIPALAWGNGSSGLTASGEMAATLGAAALQAGLTHIDTAQMYFTEAETGEAIRNAGVDRVNVWITTKISESSNTKTTLDDVRRSVTQSISRLGSIPNLLLIHNPFVPEEGRIGEFWTYLETLVMDGTLEGCSLGFSNFRPQDIEEVMKVATIAPVCHQLEYHPYVLAHLEPVLALHRKHNIVAEAYGPLTPILRHPGGPLRPVLDKIAKRNGSDAGTVLLQWIIQSGAVAVTTSTRSENIRKLAKLFDQPELSQPDMQDIEEAGRSVHYRFYSEHMTKDFPNPALPDGK, encoded by the exons ATGTCCAGTACCCTCAAGCTTAGCAACGGCAAGGTCATCCCCGCCCTTGCGTGGGGGAATGGCTCCTCTGGCCTCACTGCATCCGGCGAGATGGCAGCCACCCTCGGAGCGGCTGCTCTCCAGGCCGGCCTTACCCACATCGACACAGCCCAG ATGTATTTCACCGAGGCTGAGACGGGTGAGGCTATTCGTAACGCTGGTGTCGATCGTGTAAACGTCTGGATCACAACGAAGA TCTCCGAGTCCAGCA ACACCAAAACCACCCTGGATGACGTTCGTCGCAGCGTAACCCAGTCCATCTCTCGACTAGGGTCAATCCCCAACCTTCTGCTTATCCACAACCCCTTCGTCCCTGAGGAGGGTCGGATTGGAGAGTTCTGGACCTACCTCGAGACCCTGGTCATGGATGGAACCCTTGAGGGGTGCTCGCTAGGGTTCAGCAACTTTCGCCCTCAAGACATCGAAGAGGTGATGAAGGTGGCCACCATTGCCCCGGTTTGCCATC AACTCGAGTACCACCCCTATGTCCTCGCTCATCTCGAgcccgtcctcgccctccaccGCAAGCACAACATTGTTGCGGAGGCGTACGGCCCTCTCACCCCGATTCTTCGCCACCCCGGTGGACCCCTCAGGCCGGTCCTTGACAAGATCGCCAAGCGCAATGGTTCGGACGCTGGGACCGTTCTTCTTCAGTGGATCATTCAGAGCGGTGCCGTTGCcgtgacgacctcgacgaggtccgaAAACATTCGAAAACTCGCAAAGCTGTTCGACCAGCCCGAGCTTTCACAGCCCGACATGCAAGACATTGAGGAAGCAGGTCGCTCCGTGCACTATCGGTTCTACTCGGAGCACATGACCAAGGACTTTCCCAATCCTGCCCTGCCTGATGGGAAGTGA
- the rgn gene encoding Regucalcin — MGQDSRTKRLYFVDIDLNAVYVYHPGLDKYGYSHFDKNVTAIALLASQDGLIAAIEDGFAFIPPSSLPSPILNRTDSPAAQFKLGSPERSYQPLSTATTIGNGEARFNEGACDPVGRFLAGTMGKEFGTSNARMYSLRPAAGGTWQAPLVLDGITCTNGMAWVNGGKKLVFTDSWVKEIVTFDYNVGKGTIANRGVFSNITDPKYGYPDGLCVDDQGGVWTARWAAGKVLRLNPDTAEIDVEIDLPNAWNATCCIFGGDDLEDLYITTARGTQDAGNLAPADRNEEGKLYVVKGTGYRGVDRNRFNGRFDIDV; from the exons ATGGGTCAGGATTCCCGGACGAAGCGCCTGTACTTTGTCGACATCGACCTCAACGCTGTCTACGTGTACCACCCCGGCCTGGACAAGTACGGATACAGTCACTTTGACAAGAATGTGACCGCTATTGCCCTGTTGGCGTCCCAGGATGGC CTCATAGCCGCGATCGAGGACGGCTTCGCCTTCATCCCTCCGAGCTCACTTCCAAGTCCCATTCTCAATAGGACAGATTCTCCTGCTGCGCAGTTCAAGCTGGGCTCGCCCGAGCGTTCATACCAACCCTTGTCGACTGCGACCACCATCGGCAATGGTGAGGCCCGTTTCAATGAGGGTGCCTGTGACCCCGTGGGACGTTTCCTCGCCGGAACCATGGGCAAGGAGTTTGGTACCTCCAACGCACGGATGTACTCCCTCCGCCCTGCCGCCGGTGGAACTTGGCAGGCGCCCCTCGTACTCGACGGCATCACCTGCACGAATGGGATGGCATGGGTCAATGGTGGGAAGAAGCTCGTCTTCACCGACAGCTGGGTCAAGGAGATCGTCACCTTCGATTACAACGTC GGCAAGGGCACCATAGCCAACCGAGGAGTATTCTCCAACATTACGGACCCCAAGTATGGATACCCCGATGGGCTCTGTGTGGACGACCAAGGGGGAGTCTGGACGGCTCGTTGGGCAGCAGGCAAGGTGCTCCGGCTTAATCCTGACACTGCCGAGATCGATGTCGAGATTGACCTACCGAATGCTTGGAACGCGACCTGTTGTATCTTCGGGG GTGATGACCTTGAGGATCTCTACATCACCACAGCACGGGGAACCCAAGACGCCGGCAACTTGGCACCTGCAGACCGCAATGAGGAGGGGAAGCTATATGTGGTCAAGGGCACTGGCTACCGTGGTGTTGACAGGAACCGCTTCAACGGCCGGTTTGACATTGATGTTTAG
- the GCY1 gene encoding Glycerol 2-dehydrogenase (NADP(+)) — MTITTNLPIHFTLNTGAKIPVVGLGTWKSEPGEVRQAVAYAIRDGYRHIDAALIYQNEEEVGQGIRDSGVPREELFITSKLWNTHHANAAEGLQKTLDALGTDYLDLYASLVHWPVRLVANETSELLPVNPDGSRSVDRSWDQAETWRQMEDLLRTGKVKAIGVANWSIPYLEELKKTWKVTPAVNQVELHPFLPQHALRRYCDELGILLQAYSPLGSTGAPLMADSEIAAIATKNGVAPATILISYHVNKGAVALPKSVNPKRISSNKKVIRLSSEDITALDSLAAKGWAKRINTPLWGHDLGFDDWYGPGAK, encoded by the exons ATGACGATCACCACCAACCTCCCGATCCACTTCACTCTCAACACCGGCGCCAAAatccccgtcgtcggcctgggtACATGGAAGTCAGAACCCGGCGAGGTCCGCCAGGCCGTGGCCTATGCCATTCGTGACGGGTATCGGCACATTGATGCTGCGCTCATATACCAGAATG AAGAAGAAGTCGGGCAAGGCATTCGTGACAGCGGGGTgccgcgcgaggagctgTTCATCACCAGCAAGCTGTGGAACACCCACCACGCAAATGCGGCCGAGGGCTTGCAGAAGACCCTTGACGCCCTTGGCACCGACTATCTGGACCTTTACGCAAGT CTTGTTCACTGGCCCGTTCGACTTGTTGCA AACGAAACGAGTGAACTTCTCCCTGTCAACCCCGATGGCAGTCGCTCCGTTGACCGTTCATGGGACCAGGCGGAGACATGGCGACAGATGGAAGACCTCCTCAGAACCGGCAAAGTCAAGGCGATCGGTGTCGCCAACTGGTCGATCCCGTACCTGGAGGAGCTGAAAAAGACGTGGAAGGTCACCCCCGCCGTCAACCAGGTCGAGCTGCACCCGTTCCTGCCCCAGCACGCACTTCGACGATACTGCGACGAACTCGGGATCCTTCTTCAGGCGTACTCGCCCCTCGGGTCCACTGGTGCCCCGCTCATGGCTGATTCTGAAATCGCGGCCATTGCCACCAAGAATGGTGTCGCCCCTGCCACCATCCTGATTTCGTACCACGTGAACAAGGGTGCGGTAGCCCTCCCCAAGTCTGTCAACCCGAAACGCATCTCGAGCAACAAGAAGGTAATTCGACTGAGTTCCGAGGATATCACCGCGCTTGACAGCCTTGCGGCGAAGGGCTGGGCCAAGCGCATCAACACGCCGCTCTGGGGTCATGACCTCGGATTCGATGACTGGTACGGTCCAGGTGCGAAGTGA
- the iolX_1 gene encoding scyllo-inositol 2-dehydrogenase (NAD(+)) codes for MTVETPKAKLKVALFGVGRLGSIRARILTNFAPRIELVAVCDPKPGSDKWVAQNLPAHVKFFADPEDCLVNGGAQAVLISTATATHAPLVLRALDLDLHVMVEKPIAVDIETTRVVLEKAKTKPHLKFLVPFCRRFDESYRSLKTLVDSGDLGDIHAVQTDCLDKQDPSGFFVNFSEQSGGIFVDMGVHDIDIARFYLDVTKGCPNPRKQVNRVFAVGQTAVYHDLNNLKTRDCDNGWGVVEFSNGKVLNFHIGRTLTNGFESATRVFGTKGSAIVNNNSVIDRVEVRDGHGVRTATTPDAFVLYDKSFVHDLEEFANCVLDDKPLSLLADDALEAGKIATALQYSFRNNVPVLFDEEGNPVLRA; via the exons ATGACTGTTGAAAcccccaaggccaagctcaaggtcgccctcttcggcgtcggccgcctgGGCTCCATCCGAGCCCGCATCCTCACCAACTTCGCTCCGCGTATCGAGCTGGTCGCGGTCTGTGACCCCAAGCCGGGATCCGACAAGTGGGTTGCTCAGAATCTCCCCGCGCACGTCAAGTTCTTCGCCGACCCAGAGGACTGCCTGGTCAATGGCGGCGCCCAGGCAGTGCTCATCTCGACGGCCACCGCGACTCATGCTCCCCTTGTCCTCCGTGCACTTGACCTGGATCTC CATGTGATGGTCGAGAAGCCGATTGCTGTCGACATTGAGACGACTAGGGTGGTCTTggagaaggccaagacgAAGCCGCACCTCAAGTTCCTCGTGCCGTTCTGCCGTCGAT TCGACGAGTCATACAGATCCCTCAAGACCCTAGTCGACTCTGGCGATCTGGGAGACATTCATGCTGTCCAGACGGACTGCCTCGACAAGCAGGACCCGTCAG gcttCTTTGTAAACTTCTCCGAGCAGTCGGGTGGCATCTTTGTTGACATGGGCGTTCACGAC ATTGACATTGCCCGGTTCTACCTGGACGTTACCAAGGGCTGCCCCAACCCCAGGAAGCAGGTCAACCGCGTGTTTGCCGTCGGCCAGACGGCAGTCTACCACGACTTGAACAACCTCAAGACGCGGGACTGTGACAATGGCTGGGGTGTGGTCGAGTTCAGCAATGGCAAGGTGCTCAACTTTCACATCGGGCGCACCCTCACCAACGGGTTCGAGAGTGCGACGCGTGTCTTCGGCACCAAGGGGTCCGCCAtcgtcaacaacaactcGGTGATCGACCGTGTGGAAGTACGGGACGGGCACGGCGTTCGCACTGCTACGAC CCCAGACGCGTTCGTCCTCTACGACAAGTCGTTTGTTCACGACCTGGAAGAGTTTGCCAACTGCGTCTTGGACGACAAGC CCCTGTCCCTCCTTGCCGATGATGCCCTCGAGGCTGGCAAGATTGCCACCGCCCTTCAGTACTCGTTCCGCAACAATGTTCCGGTACTGTTTGATGAGGAGGGTAACCCTGTCCTGCGCGCGTGA